The following coding sequences are from one Helicobacter sp. 12S02232-10 window:
- the rho gene encoding transcription termination factor Rho, whose product MATEQNSNVSKTRTHTPVDGYRIEELRTKPMEKLIEIANKLEIENPQEYKRQDLMFEILKTQVSQGGYILFTGILETTNEGYGFLRGIDEAFTDSQNDTYVSQSQIRRFALRNGDVVTGQVRSPKDQERYYALLKIEAVNYLSLEEIKNRPLFDNLTPLFPTEQIKLEYEPTKVTGRMLDLFSPIGKGQRALIVAPPRTGKTELMKELAHGITYNHPEIELIVLLVDERPEEVTDMQRSVKGQVFSSTFDLPSANHIRVAELVLERAKRRIEMGKDVVILLDSITRLARAYNAITPSSGKVLSGGVDANALHKPKRFFGAARNIEQGGSLTIIATALIETGSRMDEVIFEEFKGTGNSEIVLARNIADRRIYPAFDILKSGTRKDDLLLGKDKLTKVWMLRNVMQQMDDIEALTFIYSKMQKTKDNEEFLNMMNEKD is encoded by the coding sequence ATGGCTACAGAACAAAATTCCAATGTTTCAAAAACCCGAACCCATACTCCCGTAGATGGCTATCGTATTGAAGAACTTCGTACAAAACCGATGGAAAAACTCATCGAAATCGCCAATAAATTGGAAATAGAAAACCCGCAGGAATACAAACGCCAAGATTTAATGTTTGAAATTTTAAAAACCCAAGTCAGTCAGGGCGGCTACATTCTCTTTACGGGAATTTTAGAGACGACAAACGAAGGATACGGATTTTTAAGAGGAATCGATGAAGCCTTTACCGATAGTCAAAACGATACGTATGTAAGTCAATCTCAAATCAGACGTTTTGCATTAAGAAATGGAGATGTAGTAACCGGACAAGTTCGTTCCCCAAAAGATCAAGAAAGATATTATGCACTTCTTAAAATTGAAGCTGTCAATTATCTTTCTTTAGAAGAAATAAAAAATCGTCCCCTTTTTGACAACTTAACCCCGCTTTTTCCGACAGAGCAAATCAAACTTGAGTATGAACCCACAAAAGTTACAGGTAGAATGCTTGATTTATTCAGCCCAATTGGAAAAGGTCAAAGAGCCTTGATTGTTGCCCCCCCTCGAACCGGAAAAACTGAATTGATGAAAGAACTAGCACACGGTATTACCTACAACCATCCCGAAATAGAACTTATCGTCCTCTTAGTAGATGAGCGCCCCGAAGAAGTTACTGATATGCAAAGAAGCGTAAAGGGGCAAGTATTTAGCTCTACTTTTGATCTCCCTTCAGCCAACCATATTCGAGTCGCCGAATTAGTCTTAGAGAGGGCTAAGCGCCGCATAGAGATGGGAAAAGACGTCGTGATTTTACTTGACTCCATCACTCGTTTGGCTAGAGCCTATAATGCCATCACCCCTTCAAGCGGAAAGGTTCTTAGTGGGGGAGTCGATGCCAATGCATTGCATAAACCAAAAAGATTTTTTGGAGCGGCAAGAAATATTGAGCAAGGCGGTAGTCTCACAATCATTGCAACAGCCCTAATTGAAACAGGATCAAGAATGGATGAAGTCATTTTTGAAGAGTTTAAGGGAACGGGCAACAGCGAAATCGTCCTAGCTAGAAATATTGCAGACAGAAGAATCTATCCGGCTTTTGACATTTTAAAATCAGGAACAAGAAAAGATGATCTTCTCTTAGGAAAAGACAAGCTCACAAAAGTATGGATGCTTAGAAATGTTATGCAACAAATGGATGATATTGAAGCTTTAACCTTTATCTATTCAAAAATGCAAAAGACAAAAGATAATGAAGAATTTCTCAATATGATGAATGAAAA
- a CDS encoding response regulator, with product MDKYENLKNLTVLYVEDDEDTQRITSIVLEDYVGRLILAKNGQEALNIFDTHNIDVVLTDILMPKLNGIELIKSIRNGKTNPHCPVLITTAHTEVPYLLDAISLKVDGYILKPLDVDELLNALQKAMLPKLQALELESKNLLINAISAFVGGKKIEIIKFLLENCDEDHVYYGSYEDIISHLNVSKPTIVKTFKQLIEVGLLIKIKNKVYKIHPDITIKDN from the coding sequence ATGGATAAGTATGAGAATTTAAAAAACCTCACCGTTTTATATGTAGAAGATGACGAAGATACGCAACGCATCACATCAATCGTGCTTGAAGACTATGTAGGCAGGCTTATTTTAGCAAAAAATGGTCAGGAAGCCCTCAATATTTTTGACACTCACAATATTGATGTTGTCTTAACAGATATTTTGATGCCAAAACTCAACGGCATTGAGTTGATTAAATCCATTAGAAATGGAAAAACCAACCCCCACTGCCCTGTTCTTATTACAACAGCACACACCGAAGTTCCTTATCTTCTTGATGCCATCAGTTTGAAAGTAGATGGTTATATCCTCAAGCCATTGGACGTTGATGAGTTGTTAAATGCTTTACAAAAAGCTATGCTTCCAAAACTCCAAGCCCTTGAACTTGAATCAAAAAATCTTCTTATCAATGCTATCTCTGCATTCGTAGGCGGCAAAAAAATAGAAATTATCAAATTTTTGCTTGAAAACTGCGATGAAGACCACGTATATTATGGTTCTTATGAAGATATCATCTCTCACTTGAATGTTTCAAAACCCACTATTGTAAAAACCTTTAAACAACTTATTGAAGTGGGACTTTTGATCAAAATCAAAAACAAGGTCTATAAAATCCACCCTGACATAACTATCAAAGATAATTAA
- a CDS encoding HAMP domain-containing sensor histidine kinase: MNPDIKKIHSKSLQLQTKMLIATITIGFLLVCITSFLALSGLKYDYETNFPAPIKEIQKLKQIQDFYIIDIMNYVNQKTDISSNENLMLNVWNEYKLLRKPKKNFLRQVKQFYQKKISKKSYTQMQEYRQYEFEEIQKVDRIIKTTNDLLTKLYHKKSKHYQEDIKILISLSVEINKAISNIVGLRLKISMLKNSTTNVFYKITLVVLMVFMFIVIFMTLFLSNLVLNYIKNTNQELEKAINQKTKELKEINRNLQKTIEHEVEQSRKKDQIMYQQARLAAMGEMIQNIAHQWRQPLNSLLILIQSFKIKFNSGKLDKHFIDTQTEDALRIAKNMSATIENFRNFFHLNKDKGEFSLAKAIQDSIKIVNPTLRQKNITVYTDIENDIQLYQHENVFTQVILNLIKNTYDAILEQNINNGVCEIGLNVKGTTAFISIKDNAGGVKSENINKIFEPYFTTKHKSVGTGIGLYMTKQIIERQMYGTISVSNSNWTSKISVESYYGAIFLIELPVKQNQQKDNHG; the protein is encoded by the coding sequence TTGAATCCTGATATCAAAAAAATTCACAGCAAAAGCCTCCAACTCCAAACAAAAATGCTGATTGCTACTATCACGATTGGATTTCTGCTTGTATGTATCACTTCATTTTTGGCTTTAAGCGGATTAAAATACGATTATGAGACAAATTTTCCCGCTCCGATCAAAGAAATCCAAAAACTAAAGCAAATTCAAGATTTTTATATCATTGACATTATGAATTATGTCAATCAAAAAACGGATATTTCTTCGAATGAAAACCTTATGCTTAACGTATGGAATGAATACAAACTCCTCAGAAAACCCAAAAAAAATTTTCTGCGACAAGTCAAACAATTTTATCAAAAAAAAATTTCTAAAAAATCCTATACGCAAATGCAGGAATACCGACAATACGAGTTTGAAGAAATACAAAAAGTCGATCGCATTATCAAGACGACTAATGATCTGCTTACAAAGCTTTATCACAAAAAATCCAAACATTACCAAGAAGATATCAAAATCCTCATTAGTCTAAGCGTAGAGATAAATAAAGCCATTTCAAATATCGTTGGGTTGCGTTTAAAAATCTCGATGCTCAAAAATTCAACTACTAATGTTTTTTATAAAATCACGCTCGTTGTACTGATGGTTTTTATGTTTATTGTCATTTTTATGACTTTATTTTTATCCAACCTTGTTTTAAACTATATCAAAAATACAAATCAAGAACTCGAAAAAGCTATCAATCAAAAAACCAAAGAACTCAAAGAAATAAATCGTAATCTTCAAAAGACTATTGAACACGAAGTTGAGCAATCGCGCAAAAAAGATCAAATTATGTACCAACAAGCCCGTTTAGCCGCAATGGGAGAAATGATTCAAAACATTGCTCATCAATGGAGGCAGCCGCTAAACTCACTTCTTATTTTGATTCAAAGTTTTAAAATCAAATTCAACAGCGGCAAACTCGATAAGCATTTTATTGATACTCAAACTGAAGATGCTCTTAGAATTGCTAAAAATATGTCAGCTACGATAGAAAATTTCAGGAATTTTTTCCACTTAAATAAAGATAAAGGCGAATTTTCACTTGCCAAAGCCATTCAAGATTCGATTAAAATCGTTAATCCAACTTTAAGACAAAAAAATATTACCGTTTATACCGATATTGAAAATGACATTCAGCTTTACCAACACGAAAATGTATTTACGCAAGTGATTTTAAATCTGATTAAAAACACTTACGATGCGATATTGGAACAAAATATCAATAACGGTGTATGTGAAATTGGATTAAATGTCAAAGGCACTACCGCCTTTATTTCCATCAAAGATAATGCAGGAGGTGTAAAATCAGAAAACATCAATAAGATATTTGAACCCTACTTTACTACAAAGCACAAATCAGTAGGAACAGGAATTGGTCTTTATATGACAAAACAAATCATAGAAAGACAAATGTATGGAACAATTTCGGTATCCAATTCAAATTGGACAAGTAAAATTTCAGTAGAAAGTTATTATGGAGCAATTTTTTTGATAGAATTACCTGTAAAACAAAATCAACAAAAGGATAACCATGGATAA
- a CDS encoding cation:proton antiporter codes for MVINLFLKRFDMPVIIGYILTGVAIVYLFGIEGSEVLSSIADLGIVFLMFMIGLEFSFDRLRAMKQEVLLFGILQVMVTTLLFFTLSYYLFGLSLVSSLVVGMAFSLSSTAIVLKYFEENKQLNTVAGRSVVGILIMQDIAVIPILLILALLSNEGSSLGNLLLKTLISGFIVLVILLLPGRHFATRILNLSANSRLPELFMGTILLIVLGAASVSHFFGFSMSLGAFIAGMAISKSRYKYQVEADLSHFRDILLGLFFVTVGMQINLPFLFDQFFAIVLLLSATMVLKIALIYWILKIFRSSQSSIKTALSLSQIGEFSFVVFLNANISDLFNYENQGGILGYLQEKGIIEIIPADIHQFLVLMVIFSMLITPFILKYINPISDYILAKHLNHGFQKDQKVQIPIPLQDHIIVVGYGTYGSEVVDILKQNNARYIAVDYNIAQVELGEKAKDNVIFGNIAQESFLEKLKLESAKCVIITVDNTSIIKAICDRILGIAPGVNLIAKVDCKIEEEELSRLNVNSINSKREIATLLAQYALNAKGT; via the coding sequence ATTGTCATCAATTTATTTTTGAAAAGATTTGATATGCCTGTGATTATCGGGTATATCCTCACAGGTGTGGCAATTGTATATCTTTTTGGGATAGAGGGTTCTGAAGTTTTATCAAGCATTGCTGATCTCGGTATTGTGTTTTTGATGTTTATGATCGGTCTTGAGTTTAGTTTTGATCGATTGCGTGCAATGAAACAAGAGGTTTTGCTTTTTGGTATTTTGCAGGTAATGGTAACGACATTGCTGTTTTTTACGCTGAGTTATTATCTCTTTGGACTTTCGTTGGTTTCCTCATTAGTTGTTGGAATGGCGTTTTCGCTTTCTTCTACAGCCATCGTTTTGAAGTATTTTGAAGAAAATAAACAGCTCAACACGGTTGCAGGAAGAAGTGTTGTGGGAATTTTGATTATGCAAGACATTGCTGTCATCCCGATTTTATTGATTTTGGCATTATTGAGCAATGAAGGTTCAAGCTTGGGAAATTTGTTGCTTAAGACACTTATCTCTGGTTTTATTGTTTTGGTAATTCTTTTGTTACCCGGAAGGCATTTTGCTACTCGAATACTTAATTTATCTGCCAATAGCAGGCTTCCTGAACTATTTATGGGGACTATTTTACTGATTGTACTTGGGGCAGCAAGCGTCAGTCATTTTTTTGGCTTTTCGATGTCTTTGGGGGCTTTTATTGCTGGGATGGCGATTTCAAAATCTCGTTATAAGTATCAAGTAGAAGCAGATTTATCGCATTTTAGGGATATATTGCTTGGATTGTTTTTTGTTACTGTTGGAATGCAAATCAATTTACCTTTTCTATTTGATCAATTTTTTGCTATCGTGCTTTTGCTTTCTGCGACGATGGTTTTGAAGATTGCTTTGATTTATTGGATTCTTAAAATTTTTAGGAGCTCTCAAAGTTCTATTAAAACCGCCTTATCTCTTTCTCAAATCGGGGAGTTTTCTTTCGTCGTGTTTTTGAATGCAAATATAAGCGATCTTTTTAACTATGAAAATCAAGGTGGTATTTTAGGGTATTTGCAAGAAAAAGGAATCATTGAAATCATCCCTGCAGATATCCATCAGTTTTTGGTTTTGATGGTGATTTTTTCTATGCTCATCACTCCATTTATCCTTAAATATATCAATCCGATTTCAGATTATATTCTTGCAAAACATTTAAATCACGGGTTTCAAAAGGATCAAAAAGTTCAAATCCCTATCCCGCTTCAAGATCATATTATCGTCGTAGGCTATGGAACATATGGATCGGAAGTTGTGGATATTTTAAAGCAAAATAATGCCAGATATATTGCTGTAGATTATAATATTGCCCAAGTTGAGCTTGGTGAAAAAGCTAAGGATAATGTTATCTTTGGAAATATCGCTCAAGAAAGCTTTTTGGAAAAACTTAAGTTAGAGTCTGCAAAGTGCGTCATTATTACAGTTGATAATACGAGCATTATCAAGGCTATTTGTGATAGAATTTTAGGCATTGCTCCCGGTGTTAATCTGATTGCAAAAGTAGATTGTAAAATAGAAGAAGAGGAATTGAGTAGGCTCAATGTCAATAGCATTAACAGCAAGCGTGAAATAGCGACTTTGTTGGCTCAATATGCCCTGAATGCGAAAGGAACATAA